A section of the Macadamia integrifolia cultivar HAES 741 chromosome 9, SCU_Mint_v3, whole genome shotgun sequence genome encodes:
- the LOC122088528 gene encoding DNA-directed RNA polymerases II, IV and V subunit 12, translated as MDPQPEPVSYICGDCGMENTLKPGDVIQCRECGYRILYKKRTRRIVQYEAR; from the exons ATGGATCCACAACCCGAACCAGTGAGCTATATCTGTGGAG ATTGTGGGATGGAGAACACCCTCAAGCCTGGCGATGTTATTCAGTGCCGAGAATGTGGTTATCGCATCCTCTACAAGAAGCGCACTCGCAgaa TTGTTCAATATGAGGCACGCTGA